One region of Citrus sinensis cultivar Valencia sweet orange chromosome 6, DVS_A1.0, whole genome shotgun sequence genomic DNA includes:
- the LOC102609403 gene encoding uncharacterized protein LOC102609403, with protein sequence MAEMEMGQIEVCEPRSVQVWRGFVSWVGFILQVFIQILRGTPSFFSYLVGLSSSSYSSLLASSSSSASPSFKPLPVVELPLQESSAAAAAHVSFDGGLSDDCGGGGDGQEIEKLTVVLDLDETLVCAYETSSLPAIIRAQAAEAGLKLFELECVSSDKECDGKPKINYVTVFERPGLHEFLKKLAEFADLVLFTAGLEGYARPLVDKIDRENLFSLRLYRPSTVSTEYREHVKDLSCLSKDLCRVVLVDNNPFSFLLQPLNGIPCIPFSTGQPYDNQLLEVLLPLLNHLSLQKDVRPVLHERFHMPEWFQMHGIPASALTV encoded by the exons ATGGCAGAAATGGAGATGGGTCAGATCGAAGTGTGTGAGCCGAGGTCCGTACAAGTATGGCGAGGCTTCGTTAGTTGGGTGGGGTTTATTTTGCAGGTTTTCATTCAGATCCTGAGAGGCACTCCTTCGTTTTTTTCGTACTTAGTTGGCCTCAGTAGCAGTAGTTACAGCTCTCttcttgcttcttcttcttcttctgcttcGCCTTCTTTTAAGCCATTGCCTGTTGTTGAACTCCCACTTCAAGAGTCTTCTGCGGCGGCCGCTGCCCACGTCAGCTTTGATGGTGGTCTTAGTGATGATTGTGGCGGCGGCGGCGATGGGCAAGAAATTGAGAAGCTCACT GTGGTTCTTGACTTGGATGAAACCCTAGTTTGTGCTTATGAGACTTCTAGTTTGCCTGCCATTATTCGTGCTCAAGCAGCAGAAGCAGGGTTGAAGTTGTTTGAATTGGAATGCGTGTCATCAGACAAG GAGTGTGATGGAAAACCAAAGATTAATTATGTTACCGTATTTGAACGACCGGGGCTGCACGAATTCTTGAAAAAACTTGCTGAATTTGCAGACCTTGTTCTCTTCACTGCTGGCCTTGAAG GTTATGCTAGACCACTTGTCGACAAAATAGACAGGGAGAATCTATTTAGCCTTCGCCTTTATCGACCTTCAACTGTTAGCAC GGAATATCGAGAACATGTCAAGGATCTGTCTTGTTTATCGAAAGATCTCTGCCGAGTTGTACTTGTAGATAACAATCCATTCAGTTTCTTGCTGCAACCATTAAATGGAATCCCATGCATTCCATTCTCTACCGGACAACCATATGATAATCAG CTTTTGGAGGTCCTTCTCCCTCTCCTTAATCATCTCTCCCTCCAGAAGGATGTTAGGCCCGTGCTCCATGAGAGGTTCCACATGCCCGAATGGTTTCAAATGCATGGAATACCTGCTTCTGCTTTGACagtgtaa